The genomic segment AAGTTTTAGAAGAGATACAAAGTGGTAAATTTGAATTTTCTTTAGAGTATGAAGATATTCATATGGCAGTTGAAAATAGACTTACTCAAATTATTGGAGAAGCTGGAAAAAAAGTTCATACAGCAAGAAGTAGAAATGACCAAGTTTGTACAGATTTTACTCTTTATGTGCAAGAAAAAACAAAATCTATTCAACTACAAATAAAAGAGTTAATCTCTACTTTTGTTGAAATTGCTTCAAAACATACATCAACAATAATGCCTGGAATGACACACTTGCAACATGCCCAACCAATTAATTTTGGTTTTCACATGATGGCATATGCAAATATGTTTAAAAGAGATTTTGAAAGATTTGAGAGCTCATATATAAGAAATAATTACTCACCTCTTGGAAGTGCTGCAATGGCAGGAACTCCACATAATATTGATAGATTTAAAACAGCAGAACTTTTAGGATTTTTTGCACCAACACAAAATGCTATGGATAGTGTTTCAAATAGAGATTTTGCTTTGGAATTGCTATTTAATATTTCTACATCAATGATGCATGTTAGCCGTATTTCAGAAGAACTTGTTTTATGGAGTTCTTATGAGTTTAGATTTATACAAATGAGTGATGAGTATGCAACAACAAGTTCAATTATGCCTCAAAAGAAAAATCCAGATGTTCCAGAACTTTTAAGAGGAAAAACAGGTCGTGTTTATGGAAATTTAATCTCACTTTTAACAATTATGAAATCACTTCCACTAGCATATAACAAAGATACTCAAGAGGATAAAGAGGGAGTTTTTGATTCTGTTGAAACTATTGAAATCTCACTTAATATTTTAAATGAAGTTATAAAAACTATGATTGTAAAAGAAGAAAATATGGAAAACGCTTCTAAAATAGGACATTTAACAGCTACTGATTTGGCTGATTATTTAGTTGCAAAGCAAAATATGCCATTTAGAACAGCTTACTATATTACAAAAGAAGTTGTACAAAAAGCAAATAGTCTAAACAAAGATATAAGTCAGTTAAATATATTTGAGATTAGAAGTTCTACAAAAGAGCTTGAAAATATAGATGAAGAGATAGTTTCTTATTTAAGCTTAGAAAACTCTATGAATAGTAGAAACTCATTTGGTGGAACATCTACAAAGCAGACGAAATTTCAAATTGATTATTTTAAAGAGTGGTTATCAAAAGTTTGATAAAAAAGTGTAGTTAATTAAGACTACACTTTTTATTGATTATATCTCTTTAATTTTTGCAATCTCATCCCTAAGTCTTATAGCCTCTTCAAAGTTTAAATCACTTGCAGCTTTTTTCATCTGTTTATTTAATTCTATTAAGATTTTTTTTCTCTCTCCTGCTGGCATTTTTTCAAGTCGCTGTTTTTTTAGAGCAACCGTATCGTACTCTTCAACTTTTAAATTCTGGTCTAGTTTTCTTGTAGTTGATTTTGGAGTTATATTATTTTCAATATTATGTTTTTTTTGAATTTCTCTTCTTCTATTTGTTTCATCTATTGCAAACTGCATAGAAGCTGTAACTCTTTTTGCAAATAATATAACTCTTCCTTCTTCATTTCTTGCAGCTCTTCCAATAGTTTGAATAAGTGAAGTTTTACTTCTTAAAAACCCCTCTTTATCTGCATCTAAAATAGCAACAAGTGAAGTTTCTGGAATATCAAGCCCTTCTCTTAAAAGATTTATTCCAATTAAAACATCAAAAGTTCCAAGTCTTAGTTCCCTTATTATTTGGTTTCGCTCAATTGCATCAATTTCACTATGCATATATTTCACTTTTATTCCTAAATCAGCATAATAACTTGCCAACTCTTCAGCCATCTTTTTAGTTAGTACTGTGACTAAAACTCTTTGATTTTTTGCAGTCACTTTTTTAATTTCGTCATGAAGTTTTTCTACTTGAAATTCACTATCTATAATATCAATAACAGGGTCAAGTAGACCTGTTGGTCGAATAATTTGTTCTGCAACAGCAGAGCTAAGTTCAAGTTCAAGCTCATTTGGAGTAGCACTTACAAATACATAATTTGGAGCTTTTTTTATAAATTCATCAAATTTTAAAGGTCTATTATCAAGTGCACTTGGAAGCCTAAATCCATACTCTACTAAAACCTCTTTTCTACTTCTATCCGCTGCATGCATTCCTCTAAATTGTGGTAATGAAACATGTGATTCATCAACAACTAGTAAAAAATCTTTGTCCATTTGAGCAAAATAATCTAGTAAAGAATATGGAGTTTCTCCTGGTTTTTGTCCTGTTAAGTGCCTTGCATAGTTCT from the Aliarcobacter cryaerophilus ATCC 43158 genome contains:
- the uvrB gene encoding excinuclease ABC subunit UvrB, whose translation is MAKFEVVSEYSPSGDQPKAIEILCKSIEEGNQYNTLLGVTGSGKTFTIAKVIEKVQKPTLIMTHNKTLAAQLYSEFKQFFPNNHVEYFISYYDYYQPEAYIPRSDLFIEKDSSINEELERLRLSATASLLSFDDVIVIASVSANYGLGNPTEYKAMVQRVEVGFSYSQKEFLLKLIEMGYKRNDKFFDRADFRVNGDVIDIFPAYYEDEFIRVEFFGDEVETISKHEYLTNDKIKELKEVIIYSVNPFVVTQDNLARAVKEIEEDLEKRLNYFKSENKLVEYQRLKQRVEFDLEMIEATGMCKGIENYARHLTGQKPGETPYSLLDYFAQMDKDFLLVVDESHVSLPQFRGMHAADRSRKEVLVEYGFRLPSALDNRPLKFDEFIKKAPNYVFVSATPNELELELSSAVAEQIIRPTGLLDPVIDIIDSEFQVEKLHDEIKKVTAKNQRVLVTVLTKKMAEELASYYADLGIKVKYMHSEIDAIERNQIIRELRLGTFDVLIGINLLREGLDIPETSLVAILDADKEGFLRSKTSLIQTIGRAARNEEGRVILFAKRVTASMQFAIDETNRRREIQKKHNIENNITPKSTTRKLDQNLKVEEYDTVALKKQRLEKMPAGERKKILIELNKQMKKAASDLNFEEAIRLRDEIAKIKEI
- the argH gene encoding argininosuccinate lyase — its product is MPNTNNQILKNTNSKLLDLFNASIMFDKKLYSQDIKGSIAHSKMLALQNIITNDEQKSIEKGLLQVLEEIQSGKFEFSLEYEDIHMAVENRLTQIIGEAGKKVHTARSRNDQVCTDFTLYVQEKTKSIQLQIKELISTFVEIASKHTSTIMPGMTHLQHAQPINFGFHMMAYANMFKRDFERFESSYIRNNYSPLGSAAMAGTPHNIDRFKTAELLGFFAPTQNAMDSVSNRDFALELLFNISTSMMHVSRISEELVLWSSYEFRFIQMSDEYATTSSIMPQKKNPDVPELLRGKTGRVYGNLISLLTIMKSLPLAYNKDTQEDKEGVFDSVETIEISLNILNEVIKTMIVKEENMENASKIGHLTATDLADYLVAKQNMPFRTAYYITKEVVQKANSLNKDISQLNIFEIRSSTKELENIDEEIVSYLSLENSMNSRNSFGGTSTKQTKFQIDYFKEWLSKV